TATTGTCTATTGATGGTGatagtgtcacgcctgctccctcCTTCCTGCAATCAACGTCGCTGGTCTACTCTCACCGGTCCTGGCAACTCACATTGCGCATAGCTGCTCCCATCATTAAGcccacctggacttcatcaccaccctgattactctccctcCTTATAGTCCTCACCCACCCCAGTCATCAGGCAGTACTGGTTCTGTTTTCATGTCCTGATGCCGATCTTGTTTTATATTCGCTATGTtggttattattaaactcaccatcTGCACCTGACTTGGTGTTACAGTTAGTATTTGTTGAGACATTATGCAATGAATGTTGGGATTGCCATCTTGTTCTATGACAAATTATACTGTTTTGATAGTTAATTTAGTGACAGGTTTTGATCGGGTTAGTGCATTTTAGGAAATGTGGTGTTTTGGCAAACACTTTTTTGTTTGCATTATCCCTGTTTTGAGGGAAGTGTTCAAACAATCCAGAAACTAACAattttattggacatgatttacacAATTTACTTATTGTGTAGCTGTTGACTACAAAAAGGTGTTATGCATTAAGTGAGAACATTGAACTGTGCAGAAAAGGTAACTGTTTTGGTACGTAGGTTAAGGTATCATTCCCAGCTTAATTCAGTTATCAAGCCATCTTGTAAAAATTATAAAATGTCCAGGGTAAAGATGACATAACTTTGGTCCTCCCTCCTATCTGTCTCAGACCGGGTCCTGGAGGAGATCAGCAGCGTCATAGGAAGTCGTCAGCCCTTAGCAGAGGACAGGAAGAACCTGCCCTACACTGATGCAGTGATCCATGAGACCCAGAGACTGGCCAACGTTTTACCCATTGCCATCCCTCACACCACCAGCAGAGACATCACCTTCCAGGGATATTTCATCAAGAAGGGGACGCTTGTGTTTCCTCTACTGACGTCTGTCCTACAAGACGGAAGCGAATGGGAGAGCCCACACACCTTTAACCCCGCCCACTTTCTGGATGAGGAAGGTCGATTCACCAAGAGGGATGCCTTCATGCCCTTCTCTGCAGGTGAGTTCCACTGTTTCTGTATCCATACTGACTGGGTAAGTGAATCCTTCTATGGTACTCTAAAATTAAGAGTTTGGGGAATTGCTTTGACACAGAGTTTATTGTATAAAATGTGTGTACAATTTGACACATTTATATGTGAACTATAGGAATCTATGTAAACCTAATCGTTATGTTGTCTACCTCATTTTTATCTTCTTCCAGGTCGTAGGGTGTGTCTGGGGGAGGGTCTGGCCAGGATGGCGCTCTTcctcttcttcacctccctcCTGCAGCGCTttcatttctctcctcctcctggagTAACAGAGGATGATCTGGACCTCACACCAGCCGTGGGGTTCACCCTCGACCCTTCACCTCACCTGCTCTGTGCTGTGAGCCGGGTCTGAGATGAGACGAGTCCCTCAATGGTTTTGGTTTAATTTGATTGCTCTACAATCCAACAATGTAATTGATTGATACAAAGCACTGCTATTATGTATGTACAGAATGCAATTGTTTTTGCTTGCTGTCCTGCCTTGTCTGGGACTGGACAGCTGTTGCTAAGTAAAGTCAATCATTTTTCTAGCTAATGTTATCAGTAGTTCATATCTATACCTACCCTTGTGGGCATGTTTTTATGTGACTAGCAAACATACTTAGAACAATGACTAACCACAATCCAGCAGGAGTGGAAGTTCGGCTGCCTACTTTCACTCCATGAGCGGTTCTAGTAATGGAAGGAGACTTGAAACAAAGAAAGACTGCATTGACACAGGAAACCCAATTTGGATCTTTTTCCACTGTTTAGTCTTTTGACTTACCATATCAGCTCTTTTGCCTACAATTGGACAAAAgaccagaattgggctgcctgtgtaaaagcAGCCAAAAGGTCTCACTTAAAGTGAAGTTGTTTACAAACTGTTCGCTAGCTGGTGGCTAGTTTAAGCTACTCCTTGTCCATTGATATTAGCTAGTGGTTAGCTACTGTACTAATGACTatttacatatacacacacacacacacacacacacacacacacagtggggcaaaaaagtatttagtcagccaccaattgcaagttctcccacttaaaaagatgaggcctgtagttttcatcataggtacacttcaactatgacagacaaaataagaaaaaaaatccagaaaatcacatgtaGGATATGTAGGatctttaatgaatttatttgcaaattgtcgtggaaaataagtatttggtcaataacaaaagtttatctcaatcctttgttatataccctttgttggcaatgaccggtcaaacgttttctgtaagtcttcaatgttttcacacactgttgctggtattttggcccattcctccatgcagatctcctctagagcagtgatgttttggggctgttgctgggtaacACTGATTTTCAACTCCctcaagattttctatggggttgatctggagactggctaggccactccaggaccttgaaatgcttcttacaaagccactccttcgttgcccgggcggtgtgtttgggatcattatcatgctgaaagacccagccacgtttcatcttcaatgcccttgctaatggaaggaggttttcactcaaaatctcacgatacatggccccattcattctttcctttacacggatcagtcgtcctggtccctttgcagaaaaacagccccaaagcatgatgtttccacccccatgcttcacagtatgtatggtgttctttggatgcaactcagcattctttggcctccaaacacgacgagttgagtttaccaaaaagttatattttggtgtcatatggtcagatgaaattctcccactcttcttctggatcatccaaatgctctctagcaaacttcagacgggcctggacatgtactggcttaagcagggggacacgtctggcactgcaggatttgagtccctggcggcatagtgtgttactgatggtaggctttgttactttggtcccagctctctgcaggtcattcactaggtcccccgtgtggttctgggatttttgctcaccgttcttgtgatcattttgaccccacggggt
The genomic region above belongs to Oncorhynchus tshawytscha isolate Ot180627B unplaced genomic scaffold, Otsh_v2.0 Un_contig_5203_pilon_pilon, whole genome shotgun sequence and contains:
- the LOC112241763 gene encoding cytochrome P450 2K1-like, translating into LLTTKRCYALSENIELCRKDRVLEEISSVIGSRQPLAEDRKNLPYTDAVIHETQRLANVLPIAIPHTTSRDITFQGYFIKKGTLVFPLLTSVLQDGSEWESPHTFNPAHFLDEEGRFTKRDAFMPFSAGRRVCLGEGLARMALFLFFTSLLQRFHFSPPPGVTEDDLDLTPAVGFTLDPSPHLLCAVSRV